From Onychostoma macrolepis isolate SWU-2019 chromosome 19, ASM1243209v1, whole genome shotgun sequence, a single genomic window includes:
- the zbtb12.2 gene encoding zinc finger and BTB domain-containing protein 12.2 isoform X2 — MGICSKNMDVNMVSFRLPGHGDTALSNMNFLRTQQHFCDVTIVAGGRRMFRGHKVVLAACSAFLRDQFLLNPSSELQVSMLHSSAVVCELLQSCYTGMLQFSAKEIVNYLTAASYLQMEHVVEKCRGALSQYMQPRSRSPITVKSEDPQSMPVIVSGSTHSLGSISSPSDTASLHPHSSGKELQAADAELSNIPHKEDSDLTIHRIKGSDASGHFEGEDGPESDVFQVQINDEHQDPEKTSGAEEEDREAVVVLDDHGQLDADIEEPNMEGRAKGNGIRGAGRMWRRRHGEHRGGRGRGFKHRKRYTFKDRKLLGNYQEAWRFPTPDEIMGNFGADFGADYLSNQHLADGTIRIEYRPGEGQGEEIGPDGGPAHFGVEASSGEEGMGVGTHTNEHGAADESVAVVGSTSCVAGPVVCEQCGLAFSSTQDLAMHSLSTHRLYVCPCCGKHFSHSSNLNRHMIVHRGVSKLHCCPLCHKTFTQKSTLCDHMNLHSGERPHVCAYCHVSFAHKPALRRHLKEQHGRTTAQNYLEMQRNNEGGAGDGV; from the exons ATGGGCAT ctgTAGTAAAAACATGGATGTGAATATGGTGAGTTTCCGTTTGCCTGGGCATGGAGACACCGCCCTGAGTAACATGAACTTCCTGCGGACACAGCAGCACTTCTGTGATGTTACCATTGTGGCGGGAGGCAGGCGCATGTTCAGGGGTCACAAGGTCGTACTGGCTGCTTGCTCTGCATTTCTCAGGGACCAGTTTCTTCTGAACCCCTCATCAGAGCTACAG GTGTCAATGTTGCACAGCTCAGCGGTGGTATGTGAGCTCCTCCAGTCCTGTTACACAGGGATGCTGCAGTTCAGTGCCAAAGAGATTGTGAACTACCTGACTGCAGCCAGCTACCTGCAGATGGAGCATGTGGTGGAGAAATGCAGAGGAGCCCTGAGCCAGTACATGCAGCCCCGGAGTCGCAGCCCCATT ACTGTGAAATCAGAAGACCCTCAGTCTATGCCAGTGATTGTCAGTGGAAGTACCCATTCATTGGGATCCATTTCTTCCCCTTCTGATACCGCGTCACTGCATCCTCACAGTTCAGGAAAGGAGCTCCAGGCTGCCGATGCCGAACTCTCCAACATCCCTCACAAAGAAGACAGCGATTTGACCATACACCGT ATTAAAGGATCAGATGCATCTGGTCATTTCGAGGGAGAGGACGGGCCTGAGAGTGATGTCTTTCAGGTGCAGATCAACGATGAACATCAGGACCCAGAGAAGACCTCTGGTGCTGAGGAGGAAGACAGAGAAGCTGTTGTTGTGTTGGATGACCACGGTCAGCTGGACGCAGATATAGAGGAGCCCAATATGGAAGGGCGAGCCAAAGGCAACGGCATCAGAGGGGCGGGTCGCATGTGGAGACGACGGCACGGAGAGCACAGGGGAGGCAGAGGAAGAGGCTTTAAACACAGGAAGCGATACACTTTCAAGGATCGCAAGCTCTTGGGTAACTACCAGGAAGCTTGGCGGTTCCCAACCCCTGATGAGATCATGGGCAATTTTGGAGCAGACTTTGGGGCTGATTacctgtctaatcagcatctcgCAGATGGTACCATCCGCATTGAGTACAGGCCTGGAGAGGGACAAGGAGAAGAGATTGGCCCTGATGGAGGTCCTGCACACTTTGGTGTGGAAGCTTCCAGCGGGGAAGAGGGAATGGGAGTCGGGACACATACAAATGAACACGGAGCTGCTGACGAGTCTGTGGCAGTGGTGGGATCCACGTCCTGTGTAGCGGGACCAGTGGTGTGCGAGCAGTGCGGACTAGCGTTTTCCTCAACGCAGGATTTAGCCATGCATTCCCTGTCAACACACCGGCTGTACGTGTGTCCATGCTGCGGGAAGCACTTTAGCCACTCCAGTAACCTCAATCGCCACATGATCGTCCACCGTGGAGTTTCCAAGCTCCACTGCTGCCCCCTGTGCCACAAGACCTTCACTCAGAAGTCAACACTGTGCGACCACATGAACCTGCACAGTGGAGAGCGCCCGCATGTGTGCGCGTACTGCCATGTCAGCTTTGCCCACAAGCCTGCTCTACGCCGTCACCTGAAGGAGCAACACGGGAGAACCACGGCCCAAAATTATCTGGAAATGCAGCGAAACAATGAGGGTGGTGCTGGGGACGGGGTTTAg
- the zbtb12.2 gene encoding zinc finger and BTB domain-containing protein 12.2 isoform X4 gives MGICSKNMDVNMVSFRLPGHGDTALSNMNFLRTQQHFCDVTIVAGGRRMFRGHKVVLAACSAFLRDQFLLNPSSELQQVSMLHSSAVVCELLQSCYTGMLQFSAKEIVNYLTAASYLQMEHVVEKCRGALSQYMQPRSRSPIIKGSDASGHFEGEDGPESDVFQVQINDEHQDPEKTSGAEEEDREAVVVLDDHGQLDADIEEPNMEGRAKGNGIRGAGRMWRRRHGEHRGGRGRGFKHRKRYTFKDRKLLGNYQEAWRFPTPDEIMGNFGADFGADYLSNQHLADGTIRIEYRPGEGQGEEIGPDGGPAHFGVEASSGEEGMGVGTHTNEHGAADESVAVVGSTSCVAGPVVCEQCGLAFSSTQDLAMHSLSTHRLYVCPCCGKHFSHSSNLNRHMIVHRGVSKLHCCPLCHKTFTQKSTLCDHMNLHSGERPHVCAYCHVSFAHKPALRRHLKEQHGRTTAQNYLEMQRNNEGGAGDGV, from the exons ATGGGCAT ctgTAGTAAAAACATGGATGTGAATATGGTGAGTTTCCGTTTGCCTGGGCATGGAGACACCGCCCTGAGTAACATGAACTTCCTGCGGACACAGCAGCACTTCTGTGATGTTACCATTGTGGCGGGAGGCAGGCGCATGTTCAGGGGTCACAAGGTCGTACTGGCTGCTTGCTCTGCATTTCTCAGGGACCAGTTTCTTCTGAACCCCTCATCAGAGCTACAG CAGGTGTCAATGTTGCACAGCTCAGCGGTGGTATGTGAGCTCCTCCAGTCCTGTTACACAGGGATGCTGCAGTTCAGTGCCAAAGAGATTGTGAACTACCTGACTGCAGCCAGCTACCTGCAGATGGAGCATGTGGTGGAGAAATGCAGAGGAGCCCTGAGCCAGTACATGCAGCCCCGGAGTCGCAGCCCCATT ATTAAAGGATCAGATGCATCTGGTCATTTCGAGGGAGAGGACGGGCCTGAGAGTGATGTCTTTCAGGTGCAGATCAACGATGAACATCAGGACCCAGAGAAGACCTCTGGTGCTGAGGAGGAAGACAGAGAAGCTGTTGTTGTGTTGGATGACCACGGTCAGCTGGACGCAGATATAGAGGAGCCCAATATGGAAGGGCGAGCCAAAGGCAACGGCATCAGAGGGGCGGGTCGCATGTGGAGACGACGGCACGGAGAGCACAGGGGAGGCAGAGGAAGAGGCTTTAAACACAGGAAGCGATACACTTTCAAGGATCGCAAGCTCTTGGGTAACTACCAGGAAGCTTGGCGGTTCCCAACCCCTGATGAGATCATGGGCAATTTTGGAGCAGACTTTGGGGCTGATTacctgtctaatcagcatctcgCAGATGGTACCATCCGCATTGAGTACAGGCCTGGAGAGGGACAAGGAGAAGAGATTGGCCCTGATGGAGGTCCTGCACACTTTGGTGTGGAAGCTTCCAGCGGGGAAGAGGGAATGGGAGTCGGGACACATACAAATGAACACGGAGCTGCTGACGAGTCTGTGGCAGTGGTGGGATCCACGTCCTGTGTAGCGGGACCAGTGGTGTGCGAGCAGTGCGGACTAGCGTTTTCCTCAACGCAGGATTTAGCCATGCATTCCCTGTCAACACACCGGCTGTACGTGTGTCCATGCTGCGGGAAGCACTTTAGCCACTCCAGTAACCTCAATCGCCACATGATCGTCCACCGTGGAGTTTCCAAGCTCCACTGCTGCCCCCTGTGCCACAAGACCTTCACTCAGAAGTCAACACTGTGCGACCACATGAACCTGCACAGTGGAGAGCGCCCGCATGTGTGCGCGTACTGCCATGTCAGCTTTGCCCACAAGCCTGCTCTACGCCGTCACCTGAAGGAGCAACACGGGAGAACCACGGCCCAAAATTATCTGGAAATGCAGCGAAACAATGAGGGTGGTGCTGGGGACGGGGTTTAg
- the zbtb12.2 gene encoding zinc finger and BTB domain-containing protein 12.2 isoform X1 gives MGICSKNMDVNMVSFRLPGHGDTALSNMNFLRTQQHFCDVTIVAGGRRMFRGHKVVLAACSAFLRDQFLLNPSSELQQVSMLHSSAVVCELLQSCYTGMLQFSAKEIVNYLTAASYLQMEHVVEKCRGALSQYMQPRSRSPITVKSEDPQSMPVIVSGSTHSLGSISSPSDTASLHPHSSGKELQAADAELSNIPHKEDSDLTIHRIKGSDASGHFEGEDGPESDVFQVQINDEHQDPEKTSGAEEEDREAVVVLDDHGQLDADIEEPNMEGRAKGNGIRGAGRMWRRRHGEHRGGRGRGFKHRKRYTFKDRKLLGNYQEAWRFPTPDEIMGNFGADFGADYLSNQHLADGTIRIEYRPGEGQGEEIGPDGGPAHFGVEASSGEEGMGVGTHTNEHGAADESVAVVGSTSCVAGPVVCEQCGLAFSSTQDLAMHSLSTHRLYVCPCCGKHFSHSSNLNRHMIVHRGVSKLHCCPLCHKTFTQKSTLCDHMNLHSGERPHVCAYCHVSFAHKPALRRHLKEQHGRTTAQNYLEMQRNNEGGAGDGV, from the exons ATGGGCAT ctgTAGTAAAAACATGGATGTGAATATGGTGAGTTTCCGTTTGCCTGGGCATGGAGACACCGCCCTGAGTAACATGAACTTCCTGCGGACACAGCAGCACTTCTGTGATGTTACCATTGTGGCGGGAGGCAGGCGCATGTTCAGGGGTCACAAGGTCGTACTGGCTGCTTGCTCTGCATTTCTCAGGGACCAGTTTCTTCTGAACCCCTCATCAGAGCTACAG CAGGTGTCAATGTTGCACAGCTCAGCGGTGGTATGTGAGCTCCTCCAGTCCTGTTACACAGGGATGCTGCAGTTCAGTGCCAAAGAGATTGTGAACTACCTGACTGCAGCCAGCTACCTGCAGATGGAGCATGTGGTGGAGAAATGCAGAGGAGCCCTGAGCCAGTACATGCAGCCCCGGAGTCGCAGCCCCATT ACTGTGAAATCAGAAGACCCTCAGTCTATGCCAGTGATTGTCAGTGGAAGTACCCATTCATTGGGATCCATTTCTTCCCCTTCTGATACCGCGTCACTGCATCCTCACAGTTCAGGAAAGGAGCTCCAGGCTGCCGATGCCGAACTCTCCAACATCCCTCACAAAGAAGACAGCGATTTGACCATACACCGT ATTAAAGGATCAGATGCATCTGGTCATTTCGAGGGAGAGGACGGGCCTGAGAGTGATGTCTTTCAGGTGCAGATCAACGATGAACATCAGGACCCAGAGAAGACCTCTGGTGCTGAGGAGGAAGACAGAGAAGCTGTTGTTGTGTTGGATGACCACGGTCAGCTGGACGCAGATATAGAGGAGCCCAATATGGAAGGGCGAGCCAAAGGCAACGGCATCAGAGGGGCGGGTCGCATGTGGAGACGACGGCACGGAGAGCACAGGGGAGGCAGAGGAAGAGGCTTTAAACACAGGAAGCGATACACTTTCAAGGATCGCAAGCTCTTGGGTAACTACCAGGAAGCTTGGCGGTTCCCAACCCCTGATGAGATCATGGGCAATTTTGGAGCAGACTTTGGGGCTGATTacctgtctaatcagcatctcgCAGATGGTACCATCCGCATTGAGTACAGGCCTGGAGAGGGACAAGGAGAAGAGATTGGCCCTGATGGAGGTCCTGCACACTTTGGTGTGGAAGCTTCCAGCGGGGAAGAGGGAATGGGAGTCGGGACACATACAAATGAACACGGAGCTGCTGACGAGTCTGTGGCAGTGGTGGGATCCACGTCCTGTGTAGCGGGACCAGTGGTGTGCGAGCAGTGCGGACTAGCGTTTTCCTCAACGCAGGATTTAGCCATGCATTCCCTGTCAACACACCGGCTGTACGTGTGTCCATGCTGCGGGAAGCACTTTAGCCACTCCAGTAACCTCAATCGCCACATGATCGTCCACCGTGGAGTTTCCAAGCTCCACTGCTGCCCCCTGTGCCACAAGACCTTCACTCAGAAGTCAACACTGTGCGACCACATGAACCTGCACAGTGGAGAGCGCCCGCATGTGTGCGCGTACTGCCATGTCAGCTTTGCCCACAAGCCTGCTCTACGCCGTCACCTGAAGGAGCAACACGGGAGAACCACGGCCCAAAATTATCTGGAAATGCAGCGAAACAATGAGGGTGGTGCTGGGGACGGGGTTTAg
- the zbtb12.2 gene encoding zinc finger and BTB domain-containing protein 12.2 isoform X3 produces the protein MDVNMVSFRLPGHGDTALSNMNFLRTQQHFCDVTIVAGGRRMFRGHKVVLAACSAFLRDQFLLNPSSELQQVSMLHSSAVVCELLQSCYTGMLQFSAKEIVNYLTAASYLQMEHVVEKCRGALSQYMQPRSRSPITVKSEDPQSMPVIVSGSTHSLGSISSPSDTASLHPHSSGKELQAADAELSNIPHKEDSDLTIHRIKGSDASGHFEGEDGPESDVFQVQINDEHQDPEKTSGAEEEDREAVVVLDDHGQLDADIEEPNMEGRAKGNGIRGAGRMWRRRHGEHRGGRGRGFKHRKRYTFKDRKLLGNYQEAWRFPTPDEIMGNFGADFGADYLSNQHLADGTIRIEYRPGEGQGEEIGPDGGPAHFGVEASSGEEGMGVGTHTNEHGAADESVAVVGSTSCVAGPVVCEQCGLAFSSTQDLAMHSLSTHRLYVCPCCGKHFSHSSNLNRHMIVHRGVSKLHCCPLCHKTFTQKSTLCDHMNLHSGERPHVCAYCHVSFAHKPALRRHLKEQHGRTTAQNYLEMQRNNEGGAGDGV, from the exons ATGGATGTGAATATGGTGAGTTTCCGTTTGCCTGGGCATGGAGACACCGCCCTGAGTAACATGAACTTCCTGCGGACACAGCAGCACTTCTGTGATGTTACCATTGTGGCGGGAGGCAGGCGCATGTTCAGGGGTCACAAGGTCGTACTGGCTGCTTGCTCTGCATTTCTCAGGGACCAGTTTCTTCTGAACCCCTCATCAGAGCTACAG CAGGTGTCAATGTTGCACAGCTCAGCGGTGGTATGTGAGCTCCTCCAGTCCTGTTACACAGGGATGCTGCAGTTCAGTGCCAAAGAGATTGTGAACTACCTGACTGCAGCCAGCTACCTGCAGATGGAGCATGTGGTGGAGAAATGCAGAGGAGCCCTGAGCCAGTACATGCAGCCCCGGAGTCGCAGCCCCATT ACTGTGAAATCAGAAGACCCTCAGTCTATGCCAGTGATTGTCAGTGGAAGTACCCATTCATTGGGATCCATTTCTTCCCCTTCTGATACCGCGTCACTGCATCCTCACAGTTCAGGAAAGGAGCTCCAGGCTGCCGATGCCGAACTCTCCAACATCCCTCACAAAGAAGACAGCGATTTGACCATACACCGT ATTAAAGGATCAGATGCATCTGGTCATTTCGAGGGAGAGGACGGGCCTGAGAGTGATGTCTTTCAGGTGCAGATCAACGATGAACATCAGGACCCAGAGAAGACCTCTGGTGCTGAGGAGGAAGACAGAGAAGCTGTTGTTGTGTTGGATGACCACGGTCAGCTGGACGCAGATATAGAGGAGCCCAATATGGAAGGGCGAGCCAAAGGCAACGGCATCAGAGGGGCGGGTCGCATGTGGAGACGACGGCACGGAGAGCACAGGGGAGGCAGAGGAAGAGGCTTTAAACACAGGAAGCGATACACTTTCAAGGATCGCAAGCTCTTGGGTAACTACCAGGAAGCTTGGCGGTTCCCAACCCCTGATGAGATCATGGGCAATTTTGGAGCAGACTTTGGGGCTGATTacctgtctaatcagcatctcgCAGATGGTACCATCCGCATTGAGTACAGGCCTGGAGAGGGACAAGGAGAAGAGATTGGCCCTGATGGAGGTCCTGCACACTTTGGTGTGGAAGCTTCCAGCGGGGAAGAGGGAATGGGAGTCGGGACACATACAAATGAACACGGAGCTGCTGACGAGTCTGTGGCAGTGGTGGGATCCACGTCCTGTGTAGCGGGACCAGTGGTGTGCGAGCAGTGCGGACTAGCGTTTTCCTCAACGCAGGATTTAGCCATGCATTCCCTGTCAACACACCGGCTGTACGTGTGTCCATGCTGCGGGAAGCACTTTAGCCACTCCAGTAACCTCAATCGCCACATGATCGTCCACCGTGGAGTTTCCAAGCTCCACTGCTGCCCCCTGTGCCACAAGACCTTCACTCAGAAGTCAACACTGTGCGACCACATGAACCTGCACAGTGGAGAGCGCCCGCATGTGTGCGCGTACTGCCATGTCAGCTTTGCCCACAAGCCTGCTCTACGCCGTCACCTGAAGGAGCAACACGGGAGAACCACGGCCCAAAATTATCTGGAAATGCAGCGAAACAATGAGGGTGGTGCTGGGGACGGGGTTTAg